The window AGAGGGCGGAGAGCGCCCTGCTCGCCGCCAAGCTGAATTTCCTCATGGAACAGCTGGAAGTCTCAAACGCGGCGCTGGCCCGCTATGTGAACGTCGACGCCTCGGCGATATCACGCTACCGCGCGGGCAAGCGCTCCCTAAGCTCCCATGCGGAAATTTTACCGGAATTCTGCCGCTATTTCGCCTTTCTCTCCCGCTCGCAGCGGCTGCCGGAGCCCCTGGCCGCAGAACTGCGCTTCTTGCAAGAGGATGAGGAGTCGGCGGCGGCAAAATTTTTGGAATGGTTCAGAAAAGACGACGCCTCCCATCTGGCTCTGACGCGCGGATTTCTCGACGGCATCGCGGAGGCGGCGGAGATACCGCAGGCGGAGCGCCGGACGCCGCGCGGAAGGGCGGTGGAGGGCAAGGGTTTGAGCGTCGCGGAAGAGATGTTTCTCGGAGGCGGCTCCGTCGAGCGGGCCTTTGCCAGATTCGCGGAGAGCGCGCTCGATTCGGAAAAGGGGCGAACGATATACTTTTACGCCGCGGATTCCGGCGGGCTCGGCGGCGGCTTCGCCGGGTTATGGAGTTCTCTGGCCTCGGAGCTGATCGCCGCGGGAAACAGGATAAAGGTGATCCACCAGCTCGATTTTAATGTTGACGGGATGTTCCGCGCCGTCGAGCCGTGGCTGCCGCTCTACCTATCCGGACAGGTGGAGCCTTTTTATCTCACGAAACCGCACCGCTCGCTCATGAACGAGTTTGTCGGCGTAGCGGAGGAGCTTTCGACCATCTATTTCTCCAACGCGGACAACGACAGCCCAAAGGCGGCGGCCTTTTTCACCCAAAACGGAGATAAGGCCGCGGTCGTAAAGGGCCGTATCGCACAACTGCTCGCCTCCGCAAAGCCGCTGCTGGAGATATATACGAGGGACAATCTGGAAAAGCTGTATGGCGACCTTGACCGCCATCTGCACGCCGACGGTGATATTGTGAAGGTCATGCCGCTCCTTTCGCTGGAGACGATGCCAGAGCATCTGGCGGAAAAGATATTCGACGCCCACGGCATCACGGGAAACGAACGCGCCCTCTTCGACAGGTATTACCGCGAGAGGAGAGCGACCTTCCTCTCATCCCTGCGCGAGGTGAACGTAACGGAGATATATCCCCGCTTCTCCGAGGAAGAGGCAGCGGCGGGAAAGATAACGATGCGCCGTCCCTGGCTCTCAGAGGGCGAGCATTCGCTCTATTCACCCGCGGAGTATAGGGAACACATGGAGGCGATGGCGGCGCTGGAGAGGGAGCACGCCAATTACCGGCGCGTATTCCTCCGCGATTTTCCCTTTAAGAATATGGATATAATCTCCAAACAGGGGCAGGCCGTCTATGTGATAAAAAACGGCGCCCCGATGACGGCCTTTTCTTTCCTGCACTCGCATATGAATTATGTGCTGGAGAGGTACATAGAGCGATTCACGCGCTGACGCGCGGCACAGGTAAAACAAAACCGACGGCGCAGGATTCAAGCTCGGAGTCCGGAGCGGCAGGACAAGACCAAGCCCGCCTCTATCCGTCACTCCGGGCTTGCCCCGGAGTCCGGCGGTTTTTCTTTTGTCACGTCGCGGCGGAGACGCGATGTTCAGATGTAGTGATTTTTTGCGTTTTTCATGTGTGAATTTAATCACAAAACGTTCTTTTCTGGTAAAATATAGGGTGTGGTGATAACTTTATTTGGGAGGGATGCGGATTGACAGAGGTCGTGATTTGCGTCGGAAGTTCCTGTCATCTTAAGGGAGCGCGCCGTGTCGTGGAGGGGCTGACAAAGCTGGTGACGGAACGGGGGCTTACCGAAAATGTAAAGCTCTCCGGCTCGTTTTGCATGGGGCGCTGCGAAGAGGCGGGAGTATCTGTCAAGGTAAACGGCGAGATCCACTTTGTGGACCCCGATCAGATAAAAGAGTTTTTTGACAATGTAATAGTAGGTGGTAATCGGTAATGAAGTATATCAATGTCGCGGAGGCAAACTGCAAGAACTGTTATAAGTGCCTTAAGGTCTGCCCCGTAAAGTCGATCAAGTACAGCGACAACCACGTCGAGGTGTTGGAAAACGAGTGTATTCTCTGCGGCCGCTGTATCCGCAACTGTCCGCAGCACGCGAAATCCCTGGTGAACGATATCAGCGGCCTTAAGCAAGCGGTGCGCGAGAGCCGCCGCAGGAAGGTCGCGGCGCTCGCCCCCTCCTATATCGCCTCTTTCGGCACGGAGAACCGCTTCCGCATCGCGGGGGCGCTTCAGAGCCTCGGCTTTGACGCCGTGGAGGAGACCTCCGTCGGCGCGCACGCCGTCACCAAGGAGTACGCGCGTATCCTTGAGAGCGATGAGATGGACAATATGATAACGACCTGCTGCCCCTCCGTCGTATTTCTCGTGCAGAAGTATTTTCCGAAGCTGACGCCGCAGCTCGCCCAGGTGCTTTCACCGATGGAGGCGCACGGCGAGTTCCTGCGCCGTAAGTACGGCGACGACGCGCTGATCGTCTTTTTCGCCCCCTGTATCTCAAAGATAGAGGAGGCCCGCGTCTCTGAGAAGCGTTATATCGACGGCGTAATCACCTTCAAACAGCTTTCGCGCTGGTTCGTGAAGGAAGATATCGAACTTGAAAAGTGCGCCGAGGGCTATTTCGGCAACGACCCGAGCTCTTCGGCGATTTACCCGATATTCGAAGGCATCGTGAAAGACGTCCGCGCCAACCTCCCCGAGGACTCCCACGTATTCAATAAATATAACTTTATCAGCGTCCAGGGGGCGAAGGACGTCATCGAGCTGCTGGAGGAGATCAGCGAAGGGCGCATCCACAACTGTTTCATTGAGGCAAGCACCTGCTACGGCAGCTGTATCAACGGCCCGGAGAAGCCCGATACGGAATATCACCCCATCAGCACGGGTATCGATATGATGCGCTACCTGCGCGCCGATAAGGATATCCGCGAAACGGACCTCTCCTCGCTGGACCTGAGCCGCCGCATCCTGCCCGACCCGGTGAAGGAGGAGATCCCCGACGAGGAGACGATACGCTCGATACTGGCACAGATAGGCAAGACGCAGCCCTCGCACGAGCTGAACTGCGGCAGCTGCGGCTACCGTACCTGCCGCGACAAGGCGATCGCCGTATATCAGAATAAGGCGGAGCTCTATATGTGCCTGCCCTATATGAGCCAGATATCGGAGACGCTCGCAAACGTCACCCTCTCCGTAAGCCCCGACTATATCATCGCCGTGGACCGCGATCTGCGCGTGAAGGAGTGTAATCTCGCGGCGCAGCATCTTCTCAAGATGACGAAAAACGAAGTCGTGGGACGCCGTATCGACGAATTCCTCGACCCGCTGGATTTCGCGCTCGCGGTCGGCGAGGAGAGGAACGTGCCGCTTCATAAGGTGAGCTACAATGAGCGCGGCATCACCGTCAACCAGACCGTCATCTATATTCCGGAGCAGGGGCTCGCGATCGCCTTCCTCCACGACGTCACGAGGCAGGAGCAGGAGACGGAGTCTATCAACAAGCTGAAGCTGGAGACGATGGAGATGGCGCAGAACGTCATCGACAAGCAGATGACGGTCGCCCAGGAGATCGCGAGCCTGCTCGGAGAGACGACGGCCGAGACCAAGGTGACGCTGACGAAGCTGAAGGACCTGATCGTCTATGACGGAAATAACGGCAATGGATAGTATATGTATAGACGCCTGTTATAACAGCCTGATAAAGAAGAACGAAGAGCTCTGCGGCGACCGCGTACAGGTGATAAATTCGCCGGAGAGCATGCTGCTCGTGCTCTCGGACGGCCTCGGCAGCGGCGTGAAGGCCAATATTCTTTCGACGCTGACCTCGAAGATCATCTCCACGATGATCAGCCGCGGCGCTTCGATCGAGGACACGGTGGACACCATCGCTCATACGCTGCCGGTCTGTAAGGTGCGCGGCATCGCCTACTCCACCTTCATGATCCTCCACATCCAGAGGGACGGCAAGGGCTATCTCGCGGAGTACGACAACCCTCCCTGTATGCTGATACGCGGCGGCCGCCACATCCCCTTTGAATATGAGGAGAAGACTATCGGCGGCAAGCTGGTGCGCGAGAGCCGCTTCACCGCGCAGGAGGGCGATTATTTCGTCATCGTCAGCGACGGCGTGACACAGGCCGGCATGGGCGAGACGCTCTCCTTTGGCTGGGGCTGCGACGAGGTGGCGGAATTTCTCTGCGGTCCCTGCGGTGAGAAACTCTCCGCGCCGCGTGTCATCAACCGCGTGCTCGACGTCGCCAAGGATCTCTATCTGGGCAAGCCGGGCGACGACACCACCGTCTCCATCGCGCACATTCTGCCCAAACAGCAGGTGAGCCTATTTTCGGGGCCGCCAAAGAACCCGGAGGACGACGCGCGCCTCGTCAAGGATTATATCGAAACGCGCGGCCTGCATATCGTCAGCGGCGGCACAAGCTCCGAGATACTCTCGCGCGAGCTGAAGCGTCCGCTGCATGTCAATATAGACTATACGGACAGCGATATCCCGCCGACGGCGTCGATAGAGGGCATCGACCTCGTGACGGAGGGGGTCATGACGCTTAAGCGCGCTATCGCGATGATCGAGGAGTATATCGACCGTCCCGCGGTACCAAGGATGATATCCGAGCTTGACGATCCGCACGGCGCGGCGAAGCTTGCGAAGATCCTCATTGAACGCTGCACGCACCTGAAGCTCTTCATCGGCAAGGCGGTGAATCCGGCGCATCAGAACCCCGACTTCCCCACCGAGCTGCGCGTAAAATCGCGCCTGATGGACGATCTCGCGGCGGTGATGACGAGGCTCGGACGGCACGTAGAGAAAAATTATTATTAAATCTCCCCGTCCGGCGGTTAAAATTTAAGGCTTCGTCCCGGGACGAAGCCTTTTTTGTATATAATAGGGGCGCAGATTCTTTAAAATCCAGAGGTAGCCAGGTTCATGAGAGAAATTTTTTCGTTTTTGGCGGAATATATCGATAAAAACAGGATAACCCTCGCCGCGATAACCGGCGGCGGCGGGAAGACCTCGCTGCTCTACGGGCTGGGGCGCGAGCTCGCCGCCTCGCGGCGGGTGCTGCTCACGACGACGACGAAGATATTCCGCCCCACCCCCGGTGAATGCCGCGACCTCTTCGTCGGACCGGCAAAGCACTGCCTCTCTTTCCTCGAGGCGATGCCGCCCGCTTCGCTGCTCACGGCGGCCTCCGGCGAAGGCGGCGGCAAGCTGCTGGGCTACACCCCCGAGGAGACAGAGCGGCTGGCCGGCAGCGGCGTAGCGGCGGTGATCGCGGAATGCGACGGCTCGCGCGGACGCCCGCTGAAATTTTACGAGACCTGGGAGCCGCCGATGCCGCAGGGCTGCGGCTGCCTCTTCGCCGTCGCGGGGGTCGGCGCGCTCGGAGAAAGGGCGGACGAAGAGCGAATATTCCGCGCCGATAAATTCCGCACCCTGCACAACATCGCGGAGGGGGCAAAGGTCGCCGCCGCCGATTATATGAGCTACCTGAGCCACCCGGAGGGGCCGCTGAAAAACGCCCCCCGCGGCGCGAAGAAGATCCTGCTGCTCAATCAATGGGAAATCTGCGGCGAGGACTCTAGGACGTCGCTTATGGAGATCATTCCCGCGCTGCTTAAGAGTTACGACGCGGCCGCCTGCGTCTCAATGCGCCGCAATATACTTTACGACTACCGGGAGAGATGATAATGAACGTGATATTGCTGGGAGCGGGGCTCTCAAAGCGCATGGGACGCCAGAAGCTGCTGCTCTCATTCGGAGATAAGAACGTCATCGAGACGGTGATAGAAAACCTGCGCGGCGCGGGGCTTACGCGCATCTGCGCCGTGCTCTCGCGGGAGGTGGCCTCCGCGCTCGCTTCCCACGCCGGTACGCTGGAGGTCGGCATCAACGAAGAACCGGAGCGCGGACAGTCAAGCTCGCTGGCGATCGGGCTCGAGATGCTGCCGGAGGGAGAGGACTTCTGCATCATGCTCGGCGACCTGCCGCTGGCGCGCGCGCAGGATATCGCGGCGCTCGCCAAACGTTTCGACGGGCTGCCGCCGGAAAAGAGCGTCCTCGCCCCCTGCCGCGGCGGCGTGTTCGGCCACCCGATGTTTTACCGCTCCGTATGGCGCGAACGCTTTCGCGGCGCGAGCGGCGACGTCGGCGGTAAAAAGATCCTCATGCGGTACGAACCGGAGATTGAGCGTGTAAGCGCCCCAGATTCACATTTCAAGGACATGGACACGCCGGAGGAGTATGAAAAGCGCCTGAAAGAGGCGTAATTATCCGCATTAGCTAAAAGATAAAAACACAAATCAAAGAACCGGTCGCCGTGATGTTTTCGCCGGCCGGCTCTTGTGTTATATCTGTATGCCTAAATCCGCCCCGAAAGCCATTATTACACTCTTGAAGAGAGCGCCCCGACAGCGCGCGAAAATTCTAAAAAAACAGGTCACAAACATTAAAGAGACACGGTAAAACACATAAAATGCTTTTATATTATTTTGGTTTTATACAAAAATCCACGAAAAAATTGCCTTTTACTCAAATTTTTTCTTTAATTGTAAACTGGTCATTTCTACGGGATAAAAATAGGCATATTCTGCTTGGCGTAAAAAATAACAGGATGTTATTTTTGTCGGCAACACCCAAAAGGGGAGGCGGATCACAAAAATTTAATTTGTCAAACGGGTAAAAACAGATCAAGAAACCTTGATAAAACGGGTTTTGTGTTTGTGGAAACGGTATTCGTGGTAACAAAATTATCCTTCTGTCACCTTATGAGACATTTATGACGCAGGCAAGCGGAATCACAAAACTGCTCCGCAGAGGTAAACGTCCGGATACGTCATAAATTACGATGGCGCCGATATTTTGAATCGGCGGGGAGCGATCTCTGATTTCGTCTGAAAATCAGGGCCACCACCGGCGTGTCCTTAAACCAGAGCCGCCATGCGGTGCGGCCATATCTCCCGTTATATACGCCATTTCTGAATCATCAGGAGACAGAGCCAGTAGGAGAGACCGATGCCGTTTCAGGGAGAGAGGCCATTTGCGTCCGTGTTTCATAACAGGCGGATGTTCGAGAGATGAAATGAAGAGAAGAAAGGTGAATAGTATCAGATGAAAAGAATGCGAGTAATCTGCGCCGCTGTCATAATAGCGCTGTGCGTATACCTCACGCCGGCGTCTGCCGAGAAGATTTATACCGCCCCGGTCACCGATAGCCATGAATGGGATGAAGATGTGACGATCACAACCAACGGTATCGTCAACGAGGACAGCCGGGAGGGCGGCGGTATTTATTTCTGTACGAATGGTCCAGATCAGACCTTCATCATAGTGGAAGCCGATAATCTGGTGAAGATACGCGCTAACCTGGGAGATGGTAACGAACAGGGAGACAAATTATACGGCATCAGGACGTCGGGAGCGCATAATGCGGTCTTTCTTCTTGGCAAGGCAGACATCGAGGCCGGATATATGACCCTCAGCGCGGAGAACGCCACATCAATCATAGTCGGCGACTACTCGAGTCTGATCACCACGAGTTCGCATTTCGGTGTACATAGCTCCGACGACAGCAATATCTATATCGGCGACCACGTGCTGATCCAGGCGGGAGACAAAAACGACTTCGCAGACAACGGCTATACCGTCTGGGCGAAGTGCGACGGAGGCATCTTCGACACAACTATTCAAATTGGGGACCACGTGCAGATCTCAAACGCGGGAAACTATAAGAAAGACGGAGCGGCCGTTTACGCGCAGGGCGGGGGGATAATCACGATCGGAGATGATGCGGAGATAACGTCGAGAGGAGAACGGGATCCCACGGTGAAAATAAACCGTTACAATATCGGCGTACGCGCCGACGGCTGGCACTGGAGAACGACATACGTCCCTCATAGCCTCCCCTTATCCTACGCCGAGCCGGAACTGGTCCTTGCCCCCTCAAAAGTGGTGCTGGGCGACCGTATCTCTATCTACACGGACGGCAGAGAGGGCAACATGGGGATATACGCCTCCGACAGGGCAGAGGTCATCGCGGGAGAGGACCTCACGATAAATACCCACGGCTCCGAAGGAAGCAACTTTGGCGTCTTCGCCGACGAGGGCGCACAGGTAACCATCAAGAGCACCTGCATCGAGACGGAGGGAAAGGACAGCCACGGCCTGATAGCATGGAGATCTAAGGAGGGGCAGAACTCAAAGATCACCATTACGGAGGGTTCTAACATCAAGACCATGGGGACCAACGCCTACGGTGTGGCCGCCATCGACGGCGGCGAGGTGGAGCTGACCGGGAAGCATACAATAGAAACAGACCTGGAAAACGGCTCTTTCGCCCTCGGAACAAGCTACGGCGGCACCATCACCGCGGACGGGCAGATGAATATCCTTGGCAATCTGCATGCCGAAAGTGAAGGTAAGATAAACATGACGATGCAGGACGGCTCTTATATGAAGGGCTTCTCCTCCATCGACGGCGGACAGAGCGGCGAAATACATGTGGATATGAAGAACGCCTACTGGGACCTTCACAAACAGGACTCCGAGCTGAGCTCGCTCAAAATGGCCGCCGGCGCCACCGTCGACTACACGAAAGAGGGCTCCAACCTCAACCTCTACGCCCATGACATCTCCGGTAACGGCACCTTTGTTATGAAGACCGACATCGTCGGCGGAAACGGCGACCTGCTCACCGTAGACACCAGCGACGGCGACCACAAGATCAAAGTCATAGACCAGGGCAGCGCACCCACTACCGGCGACGAGGACCCCCTCAAGCTGGTAAAGACCGGCGACGGGAACGCCGAATTTACCCTCACGGGGAAGGATAATCTTGTCGACATCGGCGCGTGGCAATACGGACTGCGCCGCGCCCTAGAAAACGAGAACCATTGGGAGCTCTTTGCCACCAAGAAGCCCTCTCCACCGGCATCAGCCGCGGTCAACACCTTCATGGGCGGATACCTGCTCGCCTATGCCGAGACACAGACACTCATGCAGCGCCTCGGAGACCTGCGCGACACAGACTATGACAACGGATACTGGTTCCGCTTCCACGGTGGAAGGATGGAGTCAAACAGCAGGAGCTTCGTGCGCGACTTCGACATGAAATACGGCGGCGCGCAGGTTGGATATGACAGGAAGATCAAAAACGACTGGAAGGGCGACACCTACGTCGGCGGATACTTCGGATACAGCAAGGGCAACCTCGATTACAGCATCCTCGATGGCGGTACCGGCGGCAGCGGCAGTGTGGATTCAAGGACCCTCGGACTCTACGGCACCTATATCGCCGACGACGGCTTCTACGTCGACGCGGTGCTCAAGTACATGTGGATGAAAAACGATTTCGACGTGCTGGATTCTGACGGCGGTCACGTCACTGGAGACGGACTCTCCACCGGCGGGATGGGCTTTTCGCTTGAACTCGGCAAACGGTTCAGGTTCACGAAAAACGAAAAGGGCGACAACTGGTACATCGAGCCGCAGGCGCAGTTAAGCTACACCCGCCAGGACGGCGGATATTTCAACGCCAGCAACGGCCTGAGGATCGGCGTGGACAGCTTCAACTCACTGCTCGGCCGCCTTGGGATGCTGGCCGGATATGAGACGCCAAAGTCGAATTTCTACGCGAAGGCCTCCTACGTGAAAGAGTTCGACGGGGACGTCAATATCATCGCGAACAATATCAGCATACCGGAGTCCTTCGGCGACAGCTGGTGGGAGTACGGACTTGGATTCACCACCAGACTCAACGACCACAACAGCCTATACATGAGCCTGGAGCGCTCCTCGGGCGGTAAGTTCACCGAACCATGGAAGGTATATGCCGGCTGGAGGATCAGCCTCTAAAAGGACATCACTTTAAGTTCATCAATCACAGCATAAAAACGTAACTTAAAAGCAGCGTCCGCCGTTAATTAAACTGCGGACGCTGTTTTTACCATGCAATATGTCCTTTTAACAGAATAGCGGCCTGTCTGTTGATATCTACTGGCCTTTTAAAAGAGGCGCTAAAACAGTCTTTATAAAATTTTTTCTTTATTCATAAAATTATTATCTTATTAACATTTATACAAAATAAGAATAAGCATTATCCACTAGACGCGTAAAATATAAAAATGGTATTTTAAGATACAAAGATATGAAAGGGGAGATACATTACAAAAATCTAAATTATCAGCCTGAATAAACCGCGCTAAGAGACCTCTTTTCAGCATATTCCATGCTCGTAAAAACAGTATCGGCTATTACGATACTATTCCTAATGTTCTTCTATGGACTTTTACTTACGGCGTTGACAAGCGGGACCACAAGATCTGCTTCGACAGAAATTTACCGAGGCTGATCCGTGGCGGCAAACAGCCGGACAGGCCATCAAAGACGATGGCGCCGGCGGTTTGACCCTGTAGGGAACGATCCTTGATTTCATCCAAAAATCAGGGCTTCCCCCGGCGTGTCTTTAAGTGAAGGCGACCGCGCAGCAAACCGCCCCTGACTCGTCAGCGAGCTAAATTTTAAGTCCATTAAAGATATAAACCCCCCAACGATTCAAAAAAACAGAATCTAGGGAAGAAAGGTGGAAAGTAGAGATGAAAAAAATACAAATGATTTGTACCGCCGCTCTATTGGCGCTGTGCGTACATCTTCCCGCGGCCTTCGCCGAGCTGAATTACACAGCTCCGGTTGAAACCTCTAATCAATGGAATGAGGATGTGAATATCTCATATACATACGACCCATCCTCCTACCCTTCAGTCAATTATAAGGGCGCCATCAATCTTGAGACGACGTCATCCAGCTTTCCGCAGAAATCCATTGTGATGAACGGCGATCACACGGTGAAGATACGCGCCTTTAAGGAGCCCGGCAGCAGCAGCTCCATTCAGATATTCGGTATAAAGGTGTACGGAGAAAACGAAGTAAAGCTGAACAGGGTGGATGTCGAGTCCAGCTATATATCTCTCCACGCGCAGAAGGGTGCGAGCATCACCGTAGGTGACGACTCGCGTCTGATCACAACGGATTCAACCATCGGCATCTACGCCCTTGACAGCAGCAACATCAAGATCGGCAGCGGCGTGGAGATCCAGGCGGGGAGTATTACCAGCAACGTCGTCTATGGATACAGCGTGTGGGCAAACAGTCAGACAGGGCTCTCCACCATCGAGATTGGGGACCGAGCTAATATAACGAACATGGGCAACTACTCGAACTACGGCGCAGCTGTTTACGCGCAGTATGGCGGGCACATCTCTATCGGAAGCGGTTCTAGCATAACCTCTAAGGGCGACCGGGACGGCTCCGGAAAATCCAATATGGGCATCTATGCCGATGCAAATCTAGCGGCACAGGAGGTCCCCGGTCTCCGTTCGACAGTGGTGCTGGGCGACGACGTTACGATCGTTACGGACGGCACAAAGAGCAACACAGGGATAAACACGGGCAACGGCGCGATCGTCACCGCAGGAAAGAATACGACGATCCTGACCCACGGCTCCGGCGGGAACAACCACGGGGCATACGCGAAAAGCGGGTCACAGATCACTATGAAGAGCGCCTACATCGAGACGGAGGGTGATGAGAGCTACGGCCTGATATCAAAGGGCTCGCTGAACGGCAGCAACACAAATATCTCGATCACGGAGGGCTCCCATATCAAGACCACCGGGAACGGGGCGCACGCGGTGGTGGCCCAGGATAAGGGAGAGGTGAATCTGGCGGGAGCCAATACGATAGAGACCGACCTGGATAACGGCTCGCACGCCCTCTGGGCGCAGGACGGCGGCACCATCACCGCGGACGGACAGATGAACATCCTTGGCAATCTGCATGCCGAAAGTGAAGGTAAGATAAACATGACGATGCAGGACGGCTCCTATATGAAGGGATTCGCCTCCATCGACAACGGACAGGGCGGCGAGATCCATATGGATATGAAGAACGCCTACTGGGATCTTCACAAACAGGACTCCGAGCTGAGCTCGCTCAAAATGGCCGCCGGCGCTACCGTCGACTACACGAAAGAGGGCTCCAACCTCAACCTCTACGCCCATGACATCTCCGGTAACGGCACCTTTGTCATGAAGACCGACATCGTCGGCGGAAACGGCGACCTGCTCATCACCGACACCAGCGACGGCGACCATAAGATCAAAGTCATAGACCAGGGCAGCGCACCCACTACCGGCGACGAGGACCCCCTCAAGCTGGTAAAGACCGGCGACGGGAACGCCGAATTTACCCTCACGGGTAAGGATAATCTCGTTGATATCGGCGCGTGGCGCTACGGGCTGCGCCGCGCCCTAGAAAACGAGAACCATTGGGAGCTCTTTGCCACCAAGAAGCCCTCTCCGCCGGCATCAGCCGCGGTCAACACCTTCATGGGCGGATACCTGC is drawn from Cloacibacillus porcorum and contains these coding sequences:
- a CDS encoding autotransporter family protein, with translation MKKIQMICTAALLALCVHLPAAFAELNYTAPVETSNQWNEDVNISYTYDPSSYPSVNYKGAINLETTSSSFPQKSIVMNGDHTVKIRAFKEPGSSSSIQIFGIKVYGENEVKLNRVDVESSYISLHAQKGASITVGDDSRLITTDSTIGIYALDSSNIKIGSGVEIQAGSITSNVVYGYSVWANSQTGLSTIEIGDRANITNMGNYSNYGAAVYAQYGGHISIGSGSSITSKGDRDGSGKSNMGIYADANLAAQEVPGLRSTVVLGDDVTIVTDGTKSNTGINTGNGAIVTAGKNTTILTHGSGGNNHGAYAKSGSQITMKSAYIETEGDESYGLISKGSLNGSNTNISITEGSHIKTTGNGAHAVVAQDKGEVNLAGANTIETDLDNGSHALWAQDGGTITADGQMNILGNLHAESEGKINMTMQDGSYMKGFASIDNGQGGEIHMDMKNAYWDLHKQDSELSSLKMAAGATVDYTKEGSNLNLYAHDISGNGTFVMKTDIVGGNGDLLITDTSDGDHKIKVIDQGSAPTTGDEDPLKLVKTGDGNAEFTLTGKDNLVDIGAWRYGLRRALENENHWELFATKKPSPPASAAVNTFMGGYLLAYAETQTLMQRLGDLRDTDYDNGYWFRFHGGRMESNSRSFVRDFDMKYGGAQVGYDRKIKNSWKGDTYVGGYFGYSKGDLDYSILDGGTGGSGSVDSRTLGLYGTYIADDGFYVDAVLKYMWMKNDFDVLDSDGGHVTGDGLSTGGVGLSLELGKRFRFTKNERGENWYIEPQAQLSYTHQNGGYFNASNGLRIGVDKFNSLLGRLGMLAGYETAKTNVYVKVSYVKEFDGDVNIIANNVSIPESFGDSWWEYGLGFTAKLNDRNSIYMSLERSSGGKFTEPWKVYAGWRITI